Proteins from a single region of Streptomyces sp. HUAS 15-9:
- a CDS encoding SixA phosphatase family protein encodes MSVAEPRRIVLFRHAKADWPQMTDHERPLAERGRTDAAVAGRKLTDTGIPFDLALCSTAVRTRETWKLAVHEFPHRPKTVYEERLYEASPGELIAVLNEVPDDAQNVILIGHNPGVHGLAEILSGSSDDGAREWMNRRGFPAAAFAVVSYSGSWKSLEPGAGELTDYWAPSE; translated from the coding sequence ATGAGCGTCGCAGAACCCCGCAGGATTGTCCTCTTCCGGCATGCGAAAGCCGACTGGCCACAGATGACCGACCATGAGCGACCCCTCGCTGAGCGGGGCCGCACGGACGCCGCAGTCGCCGGACGCAAGCTGACCGACACCGGAATCCCGTTCGATCTGGCCCTGTGCTCCACCGCGGTCCGTACCCGCGAAACCTGGAAGCTCGCCGTCCACGAGTTCCCGCACCGGCCGAAAACCGTCTACGAGGAGCGGCTCTACGAGGCCTCGCCCGGTGAGCTGATCGCCGTGCTCAACGAGGTCCCGGACGACGCCCAGAACGTGATCCTGATCGGTCACAACCCAGGGGTGCACGGCCTGGCCGAGATCCTGTCCGGCTCGTCCGACGACGGCGCCCGCGAGTGGATGAACCGCCGCGGCTTCCCCGCCGCCGCCTTCGCCGTCGTGTCCTACAGCGGCTCCTGGAAGAGCCTGGAGCCGGGCGCGGGCGAGCTGACCGACTACTGGGCGCCGTCCGAGTGA
- the serB gene encoding phosphoserine phosphatase SerB — protein sequence MSASQTSEVPTLLVKIFGKDRPGITAGLFDTLAAYSVDVVDIEQVVTRGRLVLCALVTQPSAGVEGDLRATVHSWAESVKMQAEIISGHGDNRPRGHGRSLVTVLGHPLTAESTAAIAARIAKAGGNIDRIFRLAKYPVTAVEFAVSGVETEPLRTTLVSDATALGVDIAVVSAGLHRRAQRLVVMDVDSTLIQDEVIELFAAHAGCEDKVAEVTAAAMRGELDFEQSLHARVALLEGLDASVVQKVRGEVRLTPGARTLIRTLKRLGYQVGVVSGGFTQVTDDLKERLGLDFAQANTLEIVDGKLTGRVIGEIVDRAGKARLLRRFAAEAGVPLSQTVAIGDGANDLDMLNAAGLGVAFNAKPVVREAAHTAVNFPFLDTVLYLLGVTREEVEAADTHDEA from the coding sequence ATGAGTGCTTCGCAGACCTCCGAGGTCCCCACCCTCCTCGTCAAGATTTTCGGCAAGGACAGGCCGGGCATCACGGCCGGCCTCTTCGACACCCTTGCCGCCTACTCGGTCGACGTGGTCGACATCGAGCAGGTCGTCACGCGTGGCCGCTTGGTGCTCTGCGCGCTCGTGACCCAGCCGTCCGCCGGGGTGGAGGGCGACCTCCGGGCCACCGTGCACAGCTGGGCCGAGTCGGTGAAGATGCAGGCGGAGATCATCTCCGGTCACGGCGACAACCGCCCGCGTGGCCACGGCCGCTCCCTGGTGACCGTCCTCGGCCACCCCCTCACCGCCGAGTCGACCGCCGCCATCGCCGCCAGGATCGCCAAGGCCGGCGGCAACATCGACCGTATCTTCCGGCTCGCCAAGTACCCGGTGACCGCGGTCGAGTTCGCGGTGTCCGGCGTGGAGACCGAGCCGCTGCGCACCACCCTGGTGTCCGACGCGACCGCGCTCGGCGTCGACATCGCGGTCGTGTCGGCGGGGCTGCACCGGCGTGCCCAGCGCCTGGTGGTCATGGACGTCGACTCCACCCTCATCCAGGACGAGGTGATCGAGCTCTTCGCCGCGCACGCGGGCTGCGAGGACAAGGTCGCCGAGGTCACGGCGGCCGCGATGCGCGGGGAGCTGGACTTCGAGCAGTCGCTGCACGCGCGCGTGGCCCTGCTGGAGGGGCTGGACGCCTCCGTGGTGCAGAAGGTGCGCGGCGAGGTGCGGCTGACGCCGGGTGCGCGCACCCTGATCCGTACGCTGAAGCGGCTCGGCTACCAAGTGGGCGTGGTGTCCGGTGGGTTCACCCAGGTGACGGACGATCTGAAGGAGCGCCTCGGGCTGGACTTCGCCCAGGCCAACACCCTGGAGATCGTCGACGGGAAGCTGACCGGCAGGGTCATCGGCGAGATCGTGGACCGGGCGGGCAAGGCGCGGCTGCTGCGCCGGTTCGCCGCCGAGGCAGGTGTGCCGCTGTCCCAGACGGTGGCGATCGGCGACGGCGCCAACGACCTGGACATGCTGAACGCGGCCGGACTGGGCGTGGCCTTCAACGCCAAGCCCGTCGTCCGCGAGGCCGCGCACACCGCGGTGAACTTCCCCTTCCTGGACACGGTGCTCTATCTGCTGGGCGTCACCCGGGAAGAGGTCGAGGCGGCGGACACGCACGACGAGGCCTGA
- the fabI gene encoding enoyl-ACP reductase FabI, with the protein MSGILEGKRVLISGVLMESSIAFHAAKLAQEQGAEIILTAFPRPTLTERIAKKLPKPTKVVELDVTNDEHLARLADVVGEELGGLDGVVHSIGFAPQDALGGNFLNTPFESVATAMHVSAFSLKSLTMACLPLMQNGGSVVGLTFDASFAWPQYDWMGPAKAALEATSRYIARDLGKQNIRCNLISAGPLGSMAAKSIPGFGELASVWDNRSPLEWDLKDPEPAGRGVVALLSDWFPKTTGEIIHVDGGLHAVGA; encoded by the coding sequence ATGAGCGGAATTCTCGAGGGCAAGCGCGTCCTGATCTCCGGTGTGCTGATGGAGTCCTCCATCGCCTTCCACGCCGCCAAGCTGGCCCAGGAGCAGGGTGCCGAGATCATCCTGACCGCGTTCCCGCGGCCCACACTCACCGAGCGCATTGCCAAGAAGCTCCCCAAGCCCACCAAGGTCGTCGAGCTCGACGTCACCAACGACGAGCACCTCGCGCGCCTGGCCGACGTGGTCGGCGAGGAGCTCGGCGGCCTCGACGGCGTCGTGCACTCCATCGGCTTCGCCCCGCAGGACGCGCTCGGCGGCAACTTCCTCAACACGCCGTTCGAGTCGGTCGCCACGGCCATGCACGTCTCGGCGTTCTCCCTGAAGTCGCTGACCATGGCCTGCCTGCCGCTGATGCAGAACGGCGGCTCGGTCGTCGGTCTCACCTTCGACGCCTCCTTCGCCTGGCCGCAGTACGACTGGATGGGCCCGGCCAAGGCCGCCCTGGAGGCCACCAGCCGCTACATCGCGCGTGACCTGGGCAAGCAGAACATCCGCTGCAACCTGATCTCCGCGGGCCCGCTCGGCTCCATGGCCGCCAAGTCCATCCCGGGCTTCGGCGAGCTGGCCTCCGTGTGGGACAACCGCTCCCCGCTGGAGTGGGACCTGAAGGACCCCGAGCCGGCCGGCCGCGGCGTCGTCGCCCTGCTGAGCGACTGGTTCCCGAAGACCACCGGCGAGATCATCCACGTGGACGGCGGTCTGCACGCCGTCGGCGCCTGA
- a CDS encoding CynX/NimT family MFS transporter yields MVSEEARTRMTRMSTTACAAPPGAERTKAPGAGCAGASDADETPAPAVHGTPAPEADGTPAPATRAWATRLLVVGIVLAALNLRPAITSLGALLEEVRDGLGMSGSVAGLLTSVPPLCFAVFGVTAPRLARRFGPAAVVCAGLIAITTGLLIRPYIGSTAGFLAASALALMGIAVSNVLMPVIVKRWFPDRVGPMTGLYSMALALGTSAAAAVTVPMTDALGGGWQPGLAVWAVLAGAATLPWIALVRHREAAPVPEEPVRQARARAQRPPALRITRSRTAWALAVFFGLQATAAYITMGWMAQIFRDAGVSASTAGVLLAVTMVMGVPLAFVIPRLATRLPHQGPIVLVLGGCGLAGYAGLYFAPAAGAWAWALLLGVSNCAFPLALTMVGMRARTGAGVAQLSAFAQSTGYLISIPGPLLVGVLYQHSGGWGLPIALMAGLMLPQMVVGVLAGRDRTVEEEAGR; encoded by the coding sequence ATGGTGAGCGAGGAAGCCCGGACGAGGATGACGAGGATGTCGACAACCGCATGCGCCGCGCCCCCTGGCGCCGAACGCACCAAGGCCCCGGGCGCCGGATGCGCAGGGGCCTCGGACGCCGATGAAACCCCGGCCCCGGCTGTCCATGGCACCCCCGCCCCGGAAGCCGACGGCACCCCGGCCCCCGCCACGCGCGCGTGGGCGACACGGCTGCTCGTCGTCGGCATCGTGCTCGCGGCGCTGAACCTCCGCCCCGCCATCACCAGCCTCGGCGCGCTCCTCGAAGAGGTCCGCGACGGGCTGGGCATGAGCGGCAGCGTGGCCGGGCTCCTCACCTCGGTGCCCCCGCTCTGCTTCGCCGTCTTCGGCGTCACGGCACCCCGCCTCGCGCGCCGCTTCGGCCCGGCCGCCGTCGTGTGCGCCGGCCTGATCGCCATCACGACGGGCCTGCTCATACGGCCCTACATCGGGTCGACGGCCGGATTCCTGGCCGCCAGCGCGCTCGCCCTCATGGGCATCGCGGTCAGCAACGTCCTGATGCCGGTCATCGTCAAGCGCTGGTTCCCGGACCGGGTGGGCCCCATGACCGGCCTGTACTCGATGGCCCTCGCCCTCGGCACCTCGGCCGCCGCGGCGGTGACCGTGCCGATGACCGACGCGCTCGGCGGCGGCTGGCAGCCGGGGCTCGCCGTGTGGGCGGTGCTCGCTGGGGCGGCGACCCTGCCGTGGATCGCGCTGGTACGGCACCGGGAGGCGGCGCCCGTACCCGAAGAGCCCGTACGGCAGGCACGCGCGCGTGCGCAGCGGCCGCCCGCGCTGCGGATCACCCGGAGCCGTACGGCCTGGGCGCTCGCCGTCTTCTTCGGGCTCCAGGCCACCGCCGCCTACATCACGATGGGCTGGATGGCGCAGATCTTCCGTGACGCCGGCGTCTCGGCGAGCACGGCGGGGGTGCTCCTCGCCGTGACCATGGTGATGGGCGTGCCGCTGGCCTTCGTCATCCCCCGGCTCGCCACCCGGCTGCCCCACCAGGGGCCGATCGTGCTGGTGCTCGGCGGGTGCGGGCTGGCCGGCTACGCGGGCCTGTACTTCGCTCCGGCCGCCGGTGCCTGGGCCTGGGCCCTGCTGCTCGGCGTGTCCAACTGCGCCTTCCCGCTGGCCCTCACGATGGTCGGCATGCGGGCCAGGACCGGTGCGGGCGTCGCCCAGCTCTCCGCGTTCGCGCAGAGCACCGGCTATCTGATCTCCATCCCCGGGCCGCTGCTGGTCGGCGTGCTCTACCAGCACAGCGGCGGCTGGGGCCTGCCGATCGCCCTCATGGCCGGGCTGATGCTCCCGCAGATGGTGGTCGGCGTCCTGGCGGGCCGCGACCGGACCGTGGAGGAGGAGGCGGGGCGCTGA
- a CDS encoding GlsB/YeaQ/YmgE family stress response membrane protein: protein MGWLWAIIVGFVLGLIAKAIIPGKQHSPLWLVTIFGILGAVAGNAIAAAFGVAQTRGIDWTRHLFQLVAAIIIVALGDMAYMALWGNKKQQRV from the coding sequence ATGGGCTGGTTGTGGGCGATCATCGTCGGATTCGTGCTGGGTCTGATCGCCAAGGCGATCATCCCCGGCAAGCAGCACAGCCCCCTCTGGCTGGTCACGATCTTCGGCATCCTGGGCGCCGTCGCCGGCAATGCGATCGCCGCGGCGTTCGGCGTCGCGCAGACCCGCGGCATCGACTGGACCCGGCACCTCTTCCAGCTCGTCGCCGCGATCATCATCGTCGCCCTCGGCGACATGGCGTACATGGCGCTGTGGGGCAACAAGAAACAGCAGCGGGTCTGA
- a CDS encoding DUF3099 domain-containing protein, protein MRKQHGGGNAQVFRITGARTGLAEDVRGRQRRYIISMTVRTISVILAATLWNVERHVAIVALVLGALLPYVAVVIANAGRERPQSLPSTFVAGPTRPMIAPSPTEDAQAEPVPEDVLTDPAPGVHEERADPA, encoded by the coding sequence ATGCGGAAGCAGCACGGCGGAGGCAACGCCCAGGTGTTCCGGATCACCGGAGCCCGGACGGGCCTGGCCGAGGACGTGCGCGGTCGGCAGCGCCGGTACATCATCTCGATGACCGTCCGCACCATCTCGGTGATCCTCGCGGCGACGCTCTGGAACGTCGAACGGCACGTCGCGATCGTGGCGTTGGTTCTGGGGGCGCTTCTCCCCTATGTCGCCGTGGTGATCGCCAACGCGGGCCGGGAACGGCCGCAGTCCCTCCCGTCGACCTTTGTGGCCGGGCCGACGCGGCCGATGATCGCCCCTTCCCCGACCGAGGACGCGCAGGCGGAACCCGTCCCGGAGGATGTGCTGACCGATCCGGCACCGGGGGTCCACGAGGAGCGGGCCGATCCGGCGTGA
- a CDS encoding metallopeptidase TldD-related protein — protein MSAGSSKAYKPHEIVERALELSRADGCVVIADEHSTANLRWAGNALTTNGVTRGRTLTVVATVDGKEGTASGVVSRSAVTAHDLEPLVRAAEAAARGAGPAEDAQPLVTDVPRSPDFTDAPAETSSAVFADFAPALGEAFARARAGGRELYGFANHELVSTYLGTSTGLRLRHDQPNGTLELNAKSPDRTRSAWAGRSTRDFKDVDPGALDAELAVRLGWAERRVGLPAGRYETLLPPTAVADLLIYQLWSASGRDAAEGRTVFSKPGGGTRLGEKLTELPLTLRSDPNEPGLESAPFVVAHSSGGDQSVFDNGLPTGTVDWVANGELKHLTTTRHSAGLTGLPVAPAGGNLILDGGEDRSLEEMVAATERGLLLTCLWYIREVDPATLLLTGLTRDGVYLVENGEVTGAVNNFRFNESPVDLLGRATEAGRTEKTLPREWSDWFTRAAMPALRVPDFNMSSVSQGV, from the coding sequence ATGAGCGCGGGCAGCAGCAAGGCGTACAAGCCGCACGAGATCGTCGAGCGCGCTCTGGAGCTGTCCCGGGCGGACGGCTGCGTCGTCATCGCCGACGAGCACTCGACCGCGAATCTGCGCTGGGCCGGCAACGCGCTGACCACCAACGGCGTCACGCGCGGGCGCACCCTCACCGTCGTGGCGACCGTGGACGGCAAGGAGGGCACGGCCTCGGGCGTCGTGTCCCGCTCGGCCGTGACCGCACATGACCTGGAGCCGCTGGTCCGGGCCGCCGAGGCCGCCGCGCGCGGCGCCGGGCCCGCCGAGGACGCGCAGCCGCTGGTCACGGACGTACCTCGGTCGCCGGACTTCACGGACGCGCCGGCCGAGACCTCGTCGGCGGTGTTCGCGGACTTCGCCCCGGCGCTCGGCGAGGCCTTCGCACGCGCGCGTGCGGGCGGCCGTGAGCTGTACGGCTTCGCCAACCACGAGCTCGTGTCGACCTATCTCGGCACGTCCACGGGCCTGCGGCTGCGGCACGACCAGCCCAACGGCACGCTGGAGCTCAACGCCAAGTCCCCGGACCGTACGCGCTCGGCGTGGGCGGGGCGCTCCACGCGGGACTTCAAGGACGTCGACCCGGGCGCGCTCGACGCGGAGCTGGCCGTACGCCTCGGCTGGGCCGAGCGGCGCGTGGGGCTGCCCGCGGGCCGTTACGAGACGCTGCTGCCGCCGACCGCCGTGGCCGACCTGCTGATCTACCAGCTGTGGTCGGCGTCGGGCCGGGACGCGGCCGAGGGGCGCACGGTGTTCTCCAAGCCTGGTGGTGGCACCCGGCTGGGCGAGAAGCTGACCGAGCTGCCGCTGACCCTGCGCAGCGACCCGAACGAGCCGGGTCTGGAGTCCGCGCCGTTCGTCGTCGCGCACTCCTCCGGCGGCGATCAGTCGGTGTTCGACAACGGGCTGCCGACGGGCACCGTCGACTGGGTCGCGAATGGGGAACTGAAGCATCTGACGACCACCCGGCACAGCGCGGGTCTGACCGGGCTGCCGGTGGCCCCGGCGGGCGGGAACCTGATCCTGGACGGGGGCGAGGACCGCTCCCTGGAGGAGATGGTCGCGGCCACCGAGCGCGGGCTGCTGCTGACCTGCCTGTGGTACATCCGCGAGGTCGATCCGGCGACGCTGCTGCTCACGGGCCTGACCCGGGACGGCGTCTATCTCGTCGAGAACGGCGAGGTGACCGGCGCGGTGAACAACTTCCGGTTCAACGAGTCCCCGGTGGACCTGCTGGGGCGGGCGACCGAGGCCGGGCGCACGGAAAAGACGCTGCCCCGGGAGTGGAGCGACTGGTTCACCAGGGCCGCGATGCCTGCGCTGCGGGTGCCGGACTTCAATATGAGCTCTGTCAGTCAGGGCGTATAA
- a CDS encoding SGM_5486 family transporter-associated protein, with the protein MPVLDPNPPNGQKKMLIIFGSFFVIFVLIAIVATIASP; encoded by the coding sequence ATGCCTGTGCTCGACCCGAACCCCCCGAACGGCCAGAAGAAGATGCTGATCATCTTCGGCTCGTTCTTCGTCATCTTCGTGCTCATCGCCATCGTCGCGACCATCGCGTCCCCCTGA
- the tyrS gene encoding tyrosine--tRNA ligase gives MTDIVDELTWRGLIALSTDEDALRKAFADGPVTFYCGFDPTAPSLHLGNLVQILTMRRIQRAGNRPLGLVGGATGLIGDPKPTAERTLNDPEVVAGWVARLRGQIEKFLDFDGPNAATMVNNLDWTQGLSAIDFLRDIGKHFRVNKMISKEAVSRRLHSDAGISYTEFSYQILQGMDFLELYRRYGCTLQTGGSDQWGNLTAGADLIHKVEPHVPVHALATPLITKADGTKFGKTESGTVWLDPELTTPYAFYQFWLNADDRDVSKFLRIFSFKSRAEIEELERQTEERPQARAAQRALAEELTTLVHGADQTAAVVAASKALFGQGELADLDAKTLAAALSELPNIQVAELGPVVDLFAEVGLVASKSAARRTVKEGGAYVNNAKVTAEDAVPAEEDLLHGRWLVLRRGKKNLAAVEVAGA, from the coding sequence GTGACGGACATCGTCGACGAGCTGACGTGGCGGGGGCTGATCGCCCTCTCCACGGACGAGGACGCATTGCGCAAGGCGTTCGCGGACGGTCCCGTCACGTTCTATTGCGGCTTCGACCCGACCGCGCCCAGCCTGCACCTCGGCAACCTCGTGCAGATCCTGACGATGCGCCGGATCCAGCGGGCGGGCAACCGCCCGCTGGGCCTGGTCGGCGGTGCCACGGGTCTGATCGGCGACCCGAAGCCGACGGCGGAGCGGACGCTGAACGACCCCGAGGTGGTGGCCGGCTGGGTGGCGCGGCTGCGCGGCCAGATCGAGAAGTTCCTGGACTTCGACGGGCCGAACGCCGCGACCATGGTGAACAACCTGGACTGGACGCAGGGGTTGTCGGCCATCGACTTCCTGCGCGACATCGGCAAGCACTTCCGGGTCAACAAGATGATCTCGAAGGAGGCCGTCTCGCGGCGGCTGCACTCCGACGCGGGTATCAGCTACACCGAGTTCAGCTACCAGATCCTGCAGGGCATGGACTTCCTGGAGCTGTACCGGAGGTACGGCTGCACACTGCAGACCGGTGGCAGCGACCAGTGGGGCAACCTCACGGCGGGCGCCGACCTGATCCACAAGGTCGAGCCGCACGTCCCGGTGCACGCGCTGGCCACGCCGCTGATCACCAAGGCGGACGGCACCAAGTTCGGCAAGACGGAGTCCGGCACGGTCTGGCTCGACCCGGAGCTCACCACGCCGTACGCCTTCTACCAGTTCTGGCTGAACGCGGACGACCGTGACGTGTCGAAGTTCCTGCGCATCTTCAGCTTCAAGTCCCGTGCGGAGATCGAGGAGCTGGAGCGGCAGACCGAGGAGCGTCCGCAGGCGCGGGCCGCGCAGCGTGCGCTGGCCGAGGAGCTGACGACGCTGGTGCACGGCGCGGACCAGACGGCCGCCGTGGTGGCCGCGTCCAAGGCCCTGTTCGGTCAGGGCGAGCTGGCGGACCTCGACGCGAAGACGCTGGCCGCGGCCCTGTCCGAGCTGCCGAACATCCAGGTCGCCGAGCTCGGCCCGGTCGTGGATCTGTTCGCCGAGGTCGGCCTGGTGGCCAGCAAGTCGGCCGCGCGCCGCACGGTCAAGGAGGGCGGTGCCTACGTGAACAACGCCAAGGTCACCGCCGAGGACGCGGTCCCCGCCGAGGAGGACCTGCTGCACGGCCGCTGGCTGGTGCTGCGCCGGGGCAAGAAGAACCTGGCCGCGGTCGAGGTCGCGGGCGCCTGA
- the fabG gene encoding 3-oxoacyl-[acyl-carrier-protein] reductase, translated as MSRSVLVTGGNRGIGLAIARAFADAGDKVAITYRSGEPPAALTDLGCLAVRCDITDAEQVEQAYKEIEAQHGPVEVLIANAGITKDQLLMRMSEEDFTSVIDTNLTGTFRVVKRANRGMLRAKKGRVVLISSVVALYGGPGQANYAASKAGLVGFARSLARELGSRNITFNVVTPGFVDTDMTKALTDEQRATIMGQVPLGRYAQPEEIAATVRFLASDDASYITGAVIPVDGGLGMGH; from the coding sequence TTGAGCCGCTCGGTTCTCGTCACCGGAGGCAACCGGGGCATCGGCCTCGCCATCGCCCGCGCATTCGCCGACGCCGGCGACAAGGTCGCGATCACGTACCGCTCTGGTGAGCCGCCGGCCGCCCTGACGGACCTGGGCTGCCTCGCCGTCAGGTGCGACATCACCGACGCCGAGCAGGTGGAGCAGGCCTACAAGGAGATCGAGGCCCAGCACGGCCCCGTCGAGGTCCTCATCGCCAACGCCGGCATCACCAAGGACCAGCTCCTGATGCGCATGAGCGAGGAGGACTTCACCTCGGTCATAGACACCAACCTCACCGGCACTTTCCGCGTGGTGAAGCGCGCCAACCGCGGCATGCTGCGCGCCAAGAAGGGCCGTGTCGTCCTCATCTCGTCGGTCGTCGCGCTGTACGGCGGCCCCGGCCAGGCCAACTACGCCGCGTCCAAGGCCGGACTCGTCGGCTTCGCGCGCTCCCTCGCCCGCGAGCTGGGCTCGCGCAACATCACGTTCAACGTCGTCACGCCCGGCTTCGTCGACACCGACATGACCAAGGCGCTCACCGACGAGCAGCGCGCCACCATCATGGGGCAGGTGCCGCTCGGCCGGTACGCCCAGCCGGAGGAGATCGCCGCAACGGTGCGGTTCCTCGCCTCGGACGACGCCTCGTACATCACTGGAGCCGTCATCCCTGTTGACGGCGGACTGGGAATGGGTCACTGA
- a CDS encoding TldD/PmbA family protein yields the protein MAHGIDPTFLALPLRALADAALARARALGAEHADFRFERVRSASWRFRDAKPAGSSDTTDLGYAVRVVHGGTWGFASGVDLTLDAAAKVASQAVAMAKLSAQVIRAAGSNERVELADEPVHADRMWVSSYEIDPFSVPDEEKSALLTDWSAQLLAASGVDHVDASLLTVHENKFYADTAGTVTTQQRVRLHPQLTAVSVDESSGEFDSMRTIAPPVGRGWEYLTGTGWDWEGELERIPELLAEKMRAPSVEAGLYDLVVDPSNLWLTIHESIGHATELDRALGYEAAYAGTSFATFDQLGKLRYGSDLMNVTGDRTAEHGLATIGYDDEGVEGQSWDLVKDGTLVGYQLDRRIAKLTGFDRSNGCAFADSPGHVPVQRMANVSLQPDPAGLSTEDLIGGVDRGIYVVGDRSWSIDMQRYNFQFTGQRFFRIENGRITGQLRDVAYQATTTDFWGSMAAVGGPQTYVLGGAFNCGKAQPGQVAAVSHGCPSALFKGVNILNTTQEAGR from the coding sequence GTGGCCCACGGAATCGATCCGACATTTCTGGCGCTACCCCTGCGCGCCCTGGCCGACGCCGCGCTGGCACGCGCGCGTGCGCTCGGGGCCGAGCACGCGGACTTCCGGTTCGAGCGGGTGCGCAGCGCGTCCTGGCGGTTCAGGGACGCCAAGCCCGCCGGCTCGTCGGACACCACCGACCTCGGGTACGCCGTGCGGGTCGTGCACGGCGGCACCTGGGGCTTCGCGTCGGGCGTGGATCTGACCCTCGACGCCGCCGCCAAGGTCGCCTCGCAGGCCGTCGCGATGGCGAAGCTCTCCGCCCAGGTGATCCGGGCGGCCGGGTCGAACGAGCGGGTCGAGCTCGCCGACGAGCCGGTGCACGCCGACAGGATGTGGGTCTCCTCGTACGAGATCGACCCGTTCTCGGTGCCCGACGAGGAGAAGTCGGCACTGCTGACGGACTGGAGCGCACAGCTGCTCGCGGCGAGCGGGGTCGATCACGTCGACGCGTCGCTGCTCACCGTGCACGAGAACAAGTTCTACGCCGACACCGCGGGGACCGTCACCACCCAGCAGCGGGTGCGGCTGCATCCGCAGCTGACGGCGGTCTCGGTCGACGAGTCGAGCGGCGAGTTCGACTCGATGCGGACCATCGCGCCGCCGGTCGGACGCGGCTGGGAGTACCTCACCGGCACCGGCTGGGACTGGGAGGGCGAACTGGAGCGGATCCCGGAGCTGCTCGCGGAGAAGATGCGCGCGCCGAGCGTGGAGGCGGGCCTGTACGACCTGGTCGTCGACCCGTCCAATCTGTGGCTGACCATCCACGAGTCCATCGGGCACGCGACCGAGCTGGACCGGGCGCTCGGCTACGAGGCCGCGTACGCCGGCACCTCGTTCGCCACCTTCGACCAGCTCGGCAAGCTCCGGTACGGCTCCGACCTGATGAACGTCACCGGTGACCGCACCGCGGAGCACGGCCTGGCGACGATCGGGTACGACGACGAGGGCGTCGAGGGGCAGTCCTGGGACCTGGTGAAGGACGGCACGCTCGTCGGCTACCAGCTGGACCGCAGGATCGCGAAGCTGACCGGGTTCGACCGGTCCAACGGGTGCGCGTTCGCCGACTCCCCCGGGCATGTGCCCGTGCAGCGCATGGCCAATGTGTCGCTCCAGCCGGATCCGGCGGGGCTGTCCACGGAGGACCTCATCGGGGGTGTCGACCGGGGCATCTACGTCGTCGGGGACCGGTCCTGGTCCATCGACATGCAGCGCTACAACTTCCAGTTCACCGGACAGCGCTTCTTCAGGATCGAGAACGGGCGGATCACCGGTCAGCTGCGGGACGTCGCCTACCAGGCGACGACCACCGACTTCTGGGGCTCCATGGCGGCCGTCGGCGGCCCGCAGACCTATGTCCTGGGCGGCGCCTTCAACTGCGGCAAGGCCCAGCCGGGGCAGGTGGCCGCCGTGTCGCACGGGTGCCCCTCCGCTCTCTTCAAGGGCGTCAACATCCTCAACACCACCCAGGAGGCCGGTCGATGA
- a CDS encoding FadR/GntR family transcriptional regulator, with translation MPLSHPRRSALSEQVIAELRNQITSGEWPVGSRIPTEPELVEQLGVARNTVREAVRALAHNGLLDIRQGSGTYVVATSELAGVMQRRFSGADPRHIAELRSTLESAAAQLAAERRTEKDLKQLDALLVRREEVWASGDAEAFVTADATFHLAVVAASHNEVMTAMYADLGEVLRDWLRADVGEVLTPETHMDHARLVDAIRTGDAEAAAAEAASYPFLCRPGRFSPPSGG, from the coding sequence ATGCCCCTGAGCCATCCCCGCCGCTCGGCGCTGTCCGAGCAGGTCATCGCCGAACTGCGGAACCAGATCACCTCGGGCGAGTGGCCGGTCGGCTCACGCATCCCGACCGAGCCGGAGCTGGTCGAGCAACTCGGCGTCGCCCGCAACACGGTCCGCGAGGCGGTGCGGGCGCTGGCGCACAACGGTCTGCTGGACATCCGCCAGGGCTCCGGCACCTATGTGGTCGCCACCAGCGAGCTGGCGGGCGTCATGCAGCGCCGCTTCTCCGGCGCCGACCCGCGGCACATCGCCGAGCTGCGCTCCACGCTGGAGTCGGCGGCGGCGCAGCTGGCCGCCGAGCGGCGCACCGAGAAGGACCTCAAACAGCTCGACGCGCTCCTCGTGCGGCGCGAGGAGGTCTGGGCCTCGGGTGACGCGGAGGCCTTCGTGACGGCGGACGCGACCTTCCATCTGGCGGTGGTGGCCGCCTCCCACAACGAGGTCATGACCGCGATGTACGCCGACCTGGGCGAGGTGCTGCGCGACTGGCTGCGCGCGGACGTCGGCGAGGTGCTGACGCCCGAGACGCACATGGACCACGCCCGGCTCGTCGACGCGATCCGCACGGGCGACGCTGAGGCGGCCGCGGCGGAGGCCGCGAGCTACCCGTTCCTGTGCCGTCCGGGGCGGTTCAGTCCGCCTTCTGGTGGCTGA